The following proteins come from a genomic window of Natrinema saccharevitans:
- the glmS gene encoding glutamine--fructose-6-phosphate transaminase (isomerizing), with product MCGIIGRVGDGNALEPLLTGLENLEYRGYDSAGVAVQNGSGINVEKRSGKVEELKSSIGDPLQGEVGIGHTRWSTHGPPTDANAHPHTDESEDVAVVHNGIIENYTELRERLAANGYEFTSDTDTEVIPHLVQYYLDAGYDSERAFRQAIDELEGSYAVTAMISGEHVLYAARRGSPLVVGMEDGEYFLASDVPAFLEYTDSVIYLEDGDVVVVDADGVEFTDLEGNSVVREPETVDWDPEQAGKGEYDHFMLKEIHEQPTSLSQAIEGRIDPVDGRIALADFEPGTFADVDSVQFVACGTSYHAALYGSLALNQAGIRSTALLANEYSVSSPPIDDDTLVIAVSQSGETADTLAALRQAAYEGADTLALTNVVGSTAAREADDALFIRAGPEIGVAATKTFSSQAVMLTLLAQRIAADLQGEPPADLEALLPELESMPAAIDEVLAESAAKDIARRYSDSEAYFFIGRGLGYPVALEGALKFKEITYEHAEGFASGELKHGPLALVTPETPVFAIFTGEEDEKTLKNAEEAQTRGAPVIAVCPDDHPAVEAADDHLSIPDTEPDLAGLLANVQLQLVSYHAADLLDRPIDKPRNLAKSVTVE from the coding sequence ATGTGTGGCATCATCGGCCGCGTCGGCGACGGCAACGCCCTCGAGCCGCTGTTGACGGGACTGGAGAACCTCGAGTACCGGGGCTACGACTCCGCGGGCGTCGCCGTCCAGAACGGCTCCGGCATCAACGTCGAGAAACGCTCCGGAAAGGTCGAGGAACTGAAATCGTCGATCGGCGACCCGCTCCAGGGGGAAGTCGGAATCGGCCACACCCGCTGGAGTACACACGGGCCCCCGACCGACGCCAACGCCCATCCGCACACCGACGAGAGCGAGGACGTCGCCGTCGTCCACAACGGCATCATCGAGAACTACACCGAACTCAGAGAACGGCTCGCGGCCAACGGCTACGAGTTCACCAGCGACACCGACACCGAAGTCATTCCGCATCTCGTCCAGTACTACCTCGACGCCGGCTACGACAGCGAGCGGGCGTTCCGCCAGGCCATCGACGAACTCGAGGGCAGTTACGCCGTCACCGCGATGATCTCGGGCGAACACGTCCTCTACGCGGCCCGCCGCGGGTCGCCGCTGGTCGTCGGCATGGAGGACGGCGAGTACTTCCTCGCAAGCGACGTCCCCGCCTTCCTCGAGTACACGGACAGCGTCATCTACCTCGAGGACGGCGACGTCGTCGTCGTCGACGCGGACGGCGTCGAGTTCACCGACCTCGAGGGGAACTCGGTCGTACGCGAACCCGAAACCGTGGATTGGGACCCCGAACAGGCCGGCAAGGGCGAGTACGACCACTTCATGCTCAAGGAGATCCACGAACAACCCACGTCGCTGTCACAGGCGATCGAGGGTCGGATCGATCCGGTCGACGGTCGGATCGCGCTGGCCGATTTCGAACCCGGGACCTTCGCCGACGTCGACAGCGTCCAGTTCGTCGCCTGCGGGACCTCCTATCATGCCGCGCTGTACGGTTCGTTGGCGCTGAATCAGGCGGGTATCCGGTCGACCGCCCTGCTGGCCAACGAGTACAGCGTCTCGTCCCCGCCGATCGACGACGACACGCTGGTGATCGCGGTCTCCCAGAGCGGGGAGACGGCAGATACCCTCGCCGCGCTCCGGCAGGCCGCCTACGAGGGTGCGGACACCCTCGCCCTGACGAACGTCGTCGGGTCGACGGCCGCCCGCGAGGCCGACGACGCGCTGTTCATCCGGGCCGGCCCGGAGATCGGGGTCGCCGCGACCAAGACCTTCTCCTCGCAGGCGGTCATGCTCACGCTGCTCGCCCAGCGCATCGCCGCCGATCTGCAGGGCGAGCCGCCGGCCGACCTCGAGGCGCTCCTGCCGGAACTCGAGTCGATGCCGGCGGCCATCGACGAGGTTCTCGCCGAGTCGGCCGCCAAGGACATCGCGAGGCGGTACAGCGACAGCGAGGCGTACTTCTTCATCGGCCGCGGGCTCGGCTACCCCGTCGCCCTCGAGGGTGCGCTGAAGTTCAAGGAGATCACCTACGAACACGCCGAGGGCTTCGCCTCGGGCGAACTCAAACACGGGCCGCTGGCACTGGTGACGCCGGAGACGCCGGTATTCGCCATCTTCACCGGGGAGGAAGACGAGAAGACGCTGAAAAACGCCGAAGAGGCACAGACCCGTGGCGCGCCGGTGATCGCGGTCTGTCCCGACGATCACCCGGCCGTCGAGGCCGCCGACGACCATCTTTCGATCCCCGACACCGAACCCGATCTGGCGGGCTTGCTCGCGAACGTCCAGCTCCAGCTGGTGTCGTATCACGCCGCCGACCTCCTCGACCGTCCCATCGACAAGCCGCGGAACCTGGCCAAAAGCGTCACGGTCGAGTAG
- a CDS encoding DUF7563 family protein: MSTDPSANWTPMTSGQQTTAPRCVNCGNQVTRQFARVFGDNRDVVHACPDCATYREMKTSDFIPKEAR; the protein is encoded by the coding sequence ATGTCGACGGATCCATCCGCCAACTGGACGCCCATGACGTCCGGCCAGCAAACGACAGCCCCCCGATGTGTCAACTGCGGTAATCAGGTGACCCGTCAGTTCGCTCGCGTGTTCGGCGACAACCGCGACGTCGTCCACGCCTGTCCTGACTGTGCGACCTACCGCGAGATGAAGACCTCCGATTTCATCCCGAAGGAAGCCAGATAA
- the glmM gene encoding phosphoglucosamine mutase, with amino-acid sequence MFGTSGIRGRVGDEVTAATALEVGRAVASEGHDRVVVGRDVRESGAMLVDAVAAGLCECGADVVTVGVEATPTVARAIDRLEAEAGVVITASHNPATDNGIKLWTPSGKAFGPDQREAIERRVREDDYELADWNGVGDRVRREGVRESHANALGAAVDLERTPGVVVDIGNGTGEVTASVLDELGCRVRTLDGQRDGSFPGRPSEPTAETLETLSTLVAETDAEIGLAHDGDADRMLAVDGTGALVPKDVLLALFARDAAGEGDRVAAPVDTSLAVDDALAAVGASVTRTQVGDVYVAERTTEPDVVFGGEPSGAWIWPTETRCPDGPLAACKLVELVAERGALSDLVGEIERYPIRRTSIEVEDKRAVMAAVRRRVDERYDEIETLDGVRVETGAGWFLLRASGTQPLIRVTAEARSPADADGLFDTARSLLDEAIASST; translated from the coding sequence ATGTTCGGAACCAGCGGTATTCGCGGCCGGGTCGGCGACGAGGTGACGGCGGCGACCGCCCTCGAGGTCGGTCGCGCGGTCGCGTCCGAGGGACACGACCGCGTCGTCGTCGGGCGGGACGTCCGCGAGAGCGGGGCGATGCTCGTCGACGCCGTCGCGGCGGGACTGTGTGAGTGTGGCGCCGACGTCGTGACGGTGGGCGTCGAGGCGACGCCGACGGTCGCCCGTGCGATCGATCGCCTCGAGGCTGAGGCGGGCGTCGTCATAACGGCGTCGCACAACCCGGCGACGGACAACGGGATCAAGCTCTGGACCCCGTCGGGGAAGGCCTTCGGCCCCGACCAGCGCGAGGCGATCGAACGACGGGTTCGCGAGGACGACTACGAACTGGCCGACTGGAACGGGGTCGGCGACCGGGTCCGTCGCGAGGGTGTTCGCGAGTCCCACGCCAACGCGCTCGGAGCGGCGGTCGACCTCGAGCGGACCCCCGGCGTCGTCGTCGATATCGGCAACGGAACCGGCGAGGTGACGGCGTCGGTACTCGACGAACTGGGCTGTCGAGTACGGACGCTCGACGGACAGCGGGACGGCTCGTTCCCCGGGCGGCCGAGCGAGCCGACCGCCGAGACCCTCGAGACGCTGTCGACGCTGGTCGCGGAGACCGACGCGGAGATCGGACTCGCCCACGACGGCGACGCGGACCGGATGCTGGCGGTCGACGGGACCGGTGCCCTCGTCCCGAAAGACGTCCTCCTCGCGCTGTTCGCCCGCGACGCGGCCGGCGAGGGCGACCGCGTCGCCGCGCCAGTCGATACCAGCCTCGCGGTCGACGACGCACTCGCGGCGGTCGGCGCGTCGGTGACCAGAACGCAGGTCGGGGACGTCTACGTCGCCGAGCGGACGACCGAACCGGACGTGGTCTTCGGCGGCGAACCGAGCGGCGCGTGGATCTGGCCGACAGAAACGCGGTGTCCCGACGGCCCGCTTGCCGCCTGTAAACTGGTCGAACTGGTCGCGGAGCGGGGGGCGCTGTCGGATCTCGTCGGCGAAATCGAGCGGTATCCGATCCGGCGAACGTCGATCGAGGTCGAAGACAAGCGAGCCGTGATGGCCGCCGTCCGACGGCGGGTCGACGAGCGATACGACGAGATCGAAACGCTCGACGGCGTCAGAGTCGAGACCGGGGCGGGCTGGTTCCTGCTTCGTGCGAGCGGTACCCAGCCGCTGATCCGGGTCACTGCGGAAGCGCGATCACCGGCCGACGCCGACGGCCTGTTCGACACCGCCCGGTCGCTGCTCGACGAGGCCATCGCTTCGTCGACGTAG
- a CDS encoding MarR family transcriptional regulator: protein MSATESDTRGDDPGTDVSLDDLPPSSKLVYKVLEYEEPLTQEGIATESRLCPRTVRYALGKLEERELVDSRVCLEDARQSTYRILE, encoded by the coding sequence ATGAGCGCGACCGAGTCCGACACCCGCGGTGACGACCCCGGGACCGACGTCTCGCTCGACGACCTCCCGCCAAGTTCGAAACTCGTCTACAAGGTCCTCGAGTACGAGGAACCGCTCACACAGGAGGGTATCGCGACCGAATCGCGACTCTGTCCCCGAACCGTTCGCTACGCCCTCGGGAAACTCGAGGAGCGGGAACTGGTCGACAGTCGCGTCTGTCTCGAGGACGCGCGCCAGTCGACGTACCGGATCCTCGAGTAA
- a CDS encoding sodium-dependent transporter has translation MVRESWASRAGFILAAVGSAIGLGNIWRFPWMTAENGGSAFLLLYLLIVLVVGVPGLLAAFVIGRRSNRNPVGAFKSLAGSRLWTALGVLCVVTSIMLMSFYSVVGGWILRYFLESATGAYFAAPETHFAAISYGAEAFGYQLAVLAVTSLIVAAGVRRGIEATTKVMIPGVVVLLVGLAVWAARQPGAVQGYEFYLQFDGAYLAANFLSVLGAAAGQALFTLSIGSGTMITYASYVDDDRSLPLDASAIAVFNLGVGILAGLVVFPLLFSFAPGPTEGGPGALFIGIASAFASLPAGRLLGAVFFLVVLLAALTSLISMLEIPVSFLVDEFDLERSTATRGLFALVVLTGGVNAFSPAVFTLFADQLVDLLLTLGLTGFMAYTAWVLGPAAIEEYLEGAGRFSRPLAVPWRYAIGTLFPAFLLFTFYADVTAIVGFSTGTGPLLVAVLLTMLALVFVARRSVPENRSQPSERMD, from the coding sequence ATGGTACGTGAGAGTTGGGCGAGTCGGGCCGGATTCATCTTGGCCGCGGTCGGCAGCGCGATCGGACTGGGGAACATCTGGCGATTTCCCTGGATGACCGCGGAGAACGGTGGGAGCGCCTTTCTGCTGTTGTATCTGCTCATCGTCCTCGTCGTCGGGGTACCGGGATTGCTGGCCGCGTTCGTGATCGGCCGACGGTCGAATCGGAACCCAGTGGGTGCGTTCAAATCACTCGCCGGATCGCGTCTCTGGACGGCGTTGGGCGTCCTCTGTGTCGTCACCTCGATCATGCTGATGTCGTTCTACAGCGTCGTCGGCGGGTGGATCCTTCGGTACTTCCTCGAGAGCGCGACGGGCGCCTATTTCGCGGCTCCCGAAACCCACTTCGCGGCGATCAGCTACGGTGCCGAAGCGTTCGGCTACCAGCTCGCCGTCCTCGCGGTCACGTCCCTGATCGTCGCCGCGGGAGTCAGACGCGGCATCGAAGCGACGACGAAAGTGATGATACCCGGCGTCGTCGTATTGCTCGTCGGACTCGCGGTCTGGGCGGCCCGACAACCCGGCGCAGTGCAGGGATACGAGTTCTACCTCCAATTCGACGGTGCCTACCTCGCGGCGAACTTCCTCTCGGTGCTGGGAGCGGCCGCCGGCCAGGCGCTGTTTACCCTCTCGATCGGCAGCGGGACGATGATCACCTACGCCTCCTACGTCGACGACGACCGCTCGCTGCCCCTCGACGCCTCGGCTATCGCCGTGTTCAATCTCGGCGTCGGCATTCTGGCCGGACTCGTGGTGTTCCCGCTGCTGTTCTCGTTCGCGCCGGGACCGACCGAGGGCGGCCCCGGTGCCTTGTTCATCGGGATCGCCAGTGCGTTCGCGAGCCTGCCCGCCGGGCGACTCCTCGGCGCGGTCTTCTTCCTCGTCGTTCTCCTCGCGGCCCTGACGAGCCTGATCAGCATGCTCGAGATCCCGGTCTCGTTTCTGGTCGACGAGTTCGACCTCGAGCGGTCGACGGCGACCCGGGGACTGTTCGCGCTGGTCGTCCTCACCGGCGGCGTGAACGCGTTCAGCCCCGCGGTGTTTACGCTGTTCGCGGACCAGCTCGTCGATCTCCTCTTGACACTCGGCCTGACCGGGTTCATGGCGTACACGGCCTGGGTCCTCGGCCCGGCCGCGATCGAGGAGTACCTCGAGGGTGCGGGACGCTTCTCACGCCCGCTCGCGGTCCCGTGGCGATACGCGATCGGGACCCTCTTCCCGGCGTTTCTCCTGTTTACGTTCTACGCCGACGTCACGGCCATCGTCGGGTTCTCGACGGGAACGGGACCGCTGTTGGTCGCGGTGCTGCTGACGATGCTGGCGCTCGTCTTCGTGGCCCGCCGTTCCGTCCCCGAGAACCGATCGCAACCGAGCGAGCGTATGGACTGA
- a CDS encoding lipid II:glycine glycyltransferase FemX, producing MSIEIRQFDPRADIDEWNRYVERSDGTNPFFRAEALALQGEETDTTPHLLAGFKGQEPVGVFPVFEYAKGPITGAFSPAPHSWTSYLGPALLNVAKLKRRKADRRIKRFLEGCLEWIEGTISPLYSKFVTGAAFDDVRPFRWNEYDVVPGHTYVVDLEGSEEDLQKRFSSDARSNVRNADDDAYVIEEGDGDDVERIVEKVRQRYESQGQPFRLRSGFARSLYETLPEGAIRPYACRVDGEFQGGILVVESDRTRYRWQGGVKPDVDVGIAINDLLDWHVMRDGLRDGIEEYDLVGAGVPSINRYKAKFNPRLETHYEITRGAFGIDLLVDRYQKHR from the coding sequence ATGAGTATCGAGATACGACAGTTCGATCCGCGAGCCGACATCGACGAGTGGAACCGCTACGTCGAGCGGTCCGACGGCACGAACCCGTTCTTCCGGGCGGAGGCACTGGCGTTGCAAGGCGAGGAAACCGACACGACACCCCATCTGCTCGCCGGGTTCAAGGGACAGGAACCCGTCGGGGTCTTTCCCGTCTTCGAGTACGCGAAGGGACCGATCACCGGTGCGTTCTCACCGGCACCGCACTCGTGGACGAGCTATCTCGGCCCCGCCCTGCTGAACGTCGCGAAGCTCAAACGCCGCAAGGCGGATCGGCGGATCAAGCGCTTCCTCGAGGGCTGTCTCGAGTGGATCGAGGGGACCATCTCGCCGCTGTACAGCAAGTTCGTCACCGGTGCCGCGTTCGACGACGTCCGGCCGTTCCGCTGGAACGAATACGACGTCGTCCCCGGCCACACCTACGTCGTCGACCTCGAGGGCAGCGAGGAGGACCTGCAGAAGCGGTTCAGCAGCGACGCCCGGAGCAACGTCCGCAACGCCGACGACGACGCGTACGTCATCGAGGAAGGCGACGGCGACGACGTCGAACGCATCGTCGAGAAGGTCCGGCAGCGCTACGAGAGCCAAGGCCAGCCGTTCCGGCTGCGATCCGGCTTCGCGCGGTCGCTGTACGAGACGCTGCCCGAGGGCGCGATCCGGCCCTACGCCTGTCGGGTCGACGGCGAGTTCCAGGGCGGCATTCTCGTCGTCGAATCCGATCGAACGCGGTACCGGTGGCAGGGCGGGGTCAAACCGGACGTCGACGTCGGCATCGCGATCAACGACCTCCTGGACTGGCACGTCATGCGCGACGGACTCCGCGACGGGATCGAGGAGTACGACCTCGTGGGGGCCGGCGTCCCCAGCATCAACCGCTACAAGGCCAAGTTCAACCCCCGTCTCGAGACCCACTACGAGATCACGCGGGGCGCGTTCGGGATCGACCTGCTCGTCGACCGATATCAGAAACACAGGTAA
- a CDS encoding alkaline phosphatase family protein, which translates to MAGSTDGDDLRLLVVGLDAGCLPILEPLFESGELPTLQGLFAEGTAGPLESQIPPWTASAWPSLYTGKNPGEHGVYDFLTFDGYDWDVVNATHVRARPIWELLGDHGRSSVVVNVPVTHPAREFDGALIPGLTAPEEPTCHPEGILEDVKLACGGEYWIYPQSGPAPDRSIEGYERTIELRGKAFRYLSRRFAPDFGFLQFQQTDSVFHERPGDRRAIEAVYREVDRQVAETIERTEPENVLVVSDHGMGKVTGDEFRLNEYLRDAGYVSARSGGEGMPDWSKTWENDFLEGSEASSREPSAVERALNAAATVGLTTQRIAGALERVGLKEPIGKRVPNDAIRAASEQVDFPDSRAYVRSKSELGIRINLEGREPDGTVSPEEYETVREDLIASLSAVRTPDGEPMFDAVEPRETYFEGPHVEAAPDVMTIPADFDNAIVADLGRERFGEPMEPWNHKRTGVVAAAGPAFDASAGLEGATIFDIAPTICSLFDVPVDDDMDGEPLPAVDGGRRRSYPTYDPEPITATDDGTVEDRLSDLGYL; encoded by the coding sequence ATGGCAGGTTCGACGGACGGAGACGACCTTCGGCTGCTCGTCGTCGGCCTCGACGCGGGCTGTCTGCCGATACTCGAGCCGCTGTTCGAGTCGGGCGAGCTACCGACGCTACAGGGGTTGTTCGCGGAGGGGACGGCGGGACCGCTCGAGTCGCAGATCCCGCCGTGGACCGCGAGCGCCTGGCCGTCGCTGTACACCGGCAAGAACCCGGGGGAACACGGCGTCTACGACTTCCTTACCTTCGACGGGTACGACTGGGACGTAGTCAACGCGACCCACGTCCGGGCGCGACCGATCTGGGAGCTGTTGGGCGATCACGGCCGCTCGAGCGTCGTCGTCAACGTCCCCGTGACCCATCCGGCACGGGAGTTCGACGGCGCACTGATTCCGGGCTTGACCGCCCCCGAGGAACCGACCTGTCACCCGGAGGGGATCCTCGAGGACGTCAAGCTCGCATGCGGGGGCGAGTACTGGATCTATCCCCAGAGCGGGCCGGCACCGGACCGCTCGATCGAGGGCTACGAGCGGACGATCGAACTCCGGGGGAAGGCGTTTCGCTACCTCTCCCGGCGGTTCGCTCCCGACTTCGGCTTCCTGCAGTTCCAGCAGACGGACTCGGTGTTTCACGAGCGACCGGGGGACAGGCGGGCGATCGAGGCCGTCTACCGGGAAGTCGATCGACAGGTAGCCGAAACCATCGAGCGGACCGAGCCCGAGAACGTCCTGGTCGTCAGCGACCACGGGATGGGGAAAGTGACCGGCGACGAGTTCCGGCTCAACGAGTACCTCCGCGACGCGGGCTACGTCAGCGCCCGCAGCGGCGGCGAGGGGATGCCCGACTGGTCGAAGACGTGGGAGAACGATTTCCTCGAGGGCTCCGAGGCGAGCAGCCGGGAGCCAAGCGCCGTCGAACGGGCGCTGAACGCCGCCGCGACGGTCGGGCTCACGACCCAGCGGATCGCGGGCGCGCTCGAGCGAGTCGGACTGAAGGAACCGATCGGCAAGCGGGTTCCCAACGACGCCATCCGGGCGGCGAGCGAACAGGTCGATTTCCCCGACTCGCGGGCCTACGTCCGCTCGAAGAGCGAACTCGGCATCCGCATCAACCTCGAGGGGCGCGAGCCCGACGGGACGGTGTCGCCCGAGGAGTACGAGACCGTCCGGGAGGACCTCATCGCGTCGCTGTCGGCCGTCCGAACCCCCGACGGCGAGCCGATGTTCGATGCGGTCGAGCCGCGGGAGACCTACTTCGAGGGGCCACACGTCGAAGCGGCACCGGACGTGATGACGATCCCGGCGGACTTCGACAACGCGATCGTCGCCGATCTCGGCAGGGAGCGGTTCGGCGAGCCGATGGAGCCGTGGAACCACAAGCGCACCGGCGTCGTCGCGGCCGCCGGCCCGGCGTTCGACGCATCGGCCGGCCTCGAGGGGGCGACGATCTTCGATATCGCGCCGACGATCTGTTCGCTGTTCGACGTGCCGGTCGACGACGACATGGACGGCGAGCCGCTGCCGGCCGTCGACGGCGGTCGGCGGCGATCGTATCCGACCTACGATCCGGAGCCGATCACCGCGACCGACGACGGAACCGTCGAGGACCGACTTTCGGATCTCGGATATCTATGA
- a CDS encoding aminotransferase class I/II-fold pyridoxal phosphate-dependent enzyme codes for MISATPSVFDASLSRSDPGGIDAYVERHAPGVGYAYYGAGKVALRDGLAGLVEPGENVLVPAYLSPAVVEPFRELGLEPRFYALEESLAPDFADLESRLDEDTVAVTSVNYFGFPQPGLERLADLTDEYGCYHVDDNAHGPISVADGRLLGTHGDLGITTLRKLLPVPDGAVLYRVSDEVEAAFEPSSLAGRASQLGASDCRYLATSVAETALDPLYRSIESFLDDDVSSVDPTARYEAAKAPMSKLSAVVTDAADPDAIGTARRENFRAWGRVLADRDDLSPLYEELPTGISPYEYPVLAADSSSFLAALEDRGVAGAHTWPILRESVRGNDAYETANRYAESVVALPVHQGIEPSAIETVGDRLRR; via the coding sequence ATGATCAGTGCGACCCCGTCCGTGTTCGACGCCTCGCTCTCGCGGTCGGACCCCGGGGGGATCGACGCCTACGTCGAGCGCCACGCTCCCGGCGTCGGCTACGCCTACTACGGTGCCGGCAAGGTCGCGCTCCGGGACGGCCTCGCCGGCCTCGTCGAACCCGGGGAAAACGTCCTCGTCCCCGCTTACCTCTCGCCGGCCGTCGTCGAGCCGTTTCGCGAACTCGGGCTCGAGCCCCGGTTCTACGCCCTCGAGGAGAGCCTCGCCCCGGATTTCGCCGACCTCGAGTCCCGACTGGACGAGGACACCGTCGCCGTCACCTCTGTCAACTACTTCGGGTTCCCCCAGCCCGGCCTCGAGCGGCTCGCTGACCTGACCGACGAGTACGGCTGCTATCACGTCGACGACAACGCCCACGGGCCGATCAGCGTCGCCGACGGCCGGCTGCTTGGCACTCACGGCGACCTCGGGATCACGACGCTACGGAAGCTGCTACCGGTCCCCGACGGTGCCGTCCTCTATCGGGTCAGCGACGAGGTGGAGGCGGCCTTCGAGCCGTCGTCGCTGGCCGGCAGGGCGAGCCAACTCGGTGCCAGTGACTGCCGCTATCTCGCCACGTCGGTCGCCGAAACCGCACTCGACCCGCTCTACCGATCGATCGAGTCGTTCCTCGACGACGACGTCTCGAGCGTCGATCCGACCGCCAGATACGAGGCCGCGAAGGCACCGATGTCGAAGCTCTCGGCGGTCGTCACCGACGCCGCCGATCCGGACGCGATCGGGACCGCCCGCCGCGAGAACTTCCGCGCGTGGGGCCGCGTGCTGGCCGACCGCGACGATCTCTCCCCGCTGTACGAGGAGCTACCGACCGGAATCAGCCCCTACGAATATCCCGTGCTGGCGGCCGACTCGTCGTCGTTTCTCGCCGCCCTCGAGGACCGCGGCGTCGCCGGTGCCCACACCTGGCCGATCCTCCGGGAGTCCGTGCGGGGCAACGACGCCTACGAGACGGCGAACCGCTACGCCGAGTCGGTCGTCGCCCTGCCGGTCCACCAGGGGATCGAGCCGAGCGCGATCGAAACCGTCGGCGATCGACTCCGGCGGTGA
- a CDS encoding ATP-binding protein, with the protein MSDDTKQRQILVGETDDGADLKLPVVELLTGRGFVTGKSGSGKSNTASVIAEELLEAGYPLLIVDTDGEYYGLKEEYEMLHAGADEECDIQIGPEHAEQMATIALEENVPVILDVSGYLDSDVADELLREVARQLFVKEKKLKKPFLLVVEEVHEYIPEGGGVGETGNLLIKISKRGRKHGLGILGISQRPADVKKDFITQANWLVWHRLTWDNDTKVVGRIIDTEYSDLVSDLDDGQAFVQTDWTETDVRKVQFRRKRTFDAGATPGLEDVERPELKSVSDALVGDLQQISERKDREQDRIQELETELEKKETRIETLEDELSSARDVSSAARQMADALQNTETVQSQLPGGSDDLRRLHEEIADLEAERDELRESLEERDEQVATLEAELEDRTAELERLRGENEQLREVVRERAAARHEAEPDGDTDESRPGDAGTGSADGDGSEIVRAGGDPVEFGYTPVDDADGDSSGDADSAATGENGVVVADEDRRIGEILETDIGDRLARACEGSQCSVETAEVIVELFARTGPLRTETVAARVDRSRVAVQSLVSELRTAGVLERAGERTYALHEDVRAELRTATAGD; encoded by the coding sequence GTGAGCGACGACACCAAGCAGCGCCAGATCCTCGTCGGCGAGACCGACGACGGTGCCGACCTCAAGCTGCCCGTGGTCGAACTGCTGACCGGACGCGGGTTCGTCACTGGGAAGTCGGGGTCCGGCAAGTCCAACACCGCGTCGGTCATCGCCGAGGAGTTGCTCGAGGCCGGCTATCCGCTCCTGATCGTCGACACCGACGGCGAGTACTACGGCCTGAAAGAGGAGTACGAGATGCTCCACGCCGGGGCCGACGAGGAGTGTGACATCCAGATCGGGCCGGAACACGCCGAGCAGATGGCGACGATCGCCCTCGAGGAGAACGTCCCCGTCATCCTCGACGTCTCGGGCTATCTCGATTCGGACGTGGCCGACGAGTTGCTCCGGGAGGTCGCCCGACAGCTGTTCGTCAAGGAGAAGAAGCTCAAAAAGCCCTTCCTGCTGGTCGTCGAGGAGGTCCACGAGTACATCCCCGAGGGCGGCGGGGTCGGCGAGACGGGGAACCTGCTGATCAAGATCAGCAAGCGCGGCCGCAAGCACGGACTCGGCATTCTGGGGATCAGCCAGCGGCCCGCCGACGTCAAGAAGGACTTCATCACGCAGGCCAACTGGCTGGTCTGGCACCGGCTGACCTGGGACAACGACACCAAGGTCGTCGGCCGGATCATCGACACCGAGTACTCGGACCTCGTCTCCGACCTCGACGACGGGCAGGCGTTCGTCCAGACCGACTGGACCGAGACCGACGTCCGGAAGGTCCAGTTCCGGCGCAAGCGGACCTTCGACGCCGGCGCGACCCCCGGCCTCGAGGACGTCGAACGCCCGGAACTCAAGTCCGTCTCCGACGCGCTGGTCGGGGACCTCCAGCAGATTTCAGAGCGCAAGGACCGCGAACAGGACCGGATCCAGGAACTCGAGACCGAACTCGAAAAGAAGGAAACACGGATCGAGACCTTGGAGGACGAACTCTCCTCGGCCCGGGACGTCTCGAGCGCGGCCAGACAGATGGCCGACGCCCTGCAGAACACCGAGACGGTCCAGTCCCAGCTGCCCGGCGGCAGCGATGATCTGCGCCGACTCCACGAGGAGATCGCGGACCTCGAGGCCGAGCGCGACGAGTTACGCGAGTCCCTCGAGGAACGCGACGAGCAGGTCGCGACGCTCGAGGCCGAACTCGAGGACCGAACCGCGGAACTCGAGCGGCTCCGCGGGGAGAACGAACAGTTGCGCGAGGTCGTCCGCGAGCGCGCGGCGGCGAGGCACGAGGCGGAACCGGACGGCGATACGGACGAGAGCCGACCCGGGGACGCCGGGACGGGGTCGGCCGACGGGGACGGGTCCGAGATCGTCCGGGCCGGCGGCGATCCCGTCGAGTTCGGATACACGCCCGTCGACGACGCCGACGGGGACTCGAGCGGAGACGCCGACTCGGCCGCGACCGGCGAGAACGGAGTCGTCGTCGCGGACGAGGACCGCCGCATCGGAGAGATACTCGAGACGGACATCGGGGACCGACTCGCCCGCGCCTGCGAGGGATCGCAGTGTTCGGTCGAGACGGCCGAGGTGATCGTCGAACTGTTCGCGCGGACGGGCCCGCTCCGGACCGAGACCGTCGCCGCCCGGGTCGATCGATCGCGGGTCGCGGTCCAGAGTCTGGTCTCGGAGCTGCGAACGGCGGGCGTCCTCGAGCGGGCGGGCGAGCGGACCTACGCGCTCCACGAGGACGTTCGGGCGGAGTTGCGGACCGCGACCGCCGGCGACTAG